A genome region from Blautia coccoides includes the following:
- a CDS encoding LicD family protein, translating into MAWWSTPYFTTFMENKTYDEKNLRRLQLVELEILKDFIALCEKHKLPYFATGGTAIGALRHQGFIPWDDDIDVCMLRKDYDKFMKIAPEEMGDKYIFMSTDTEKRYPLMFGKMVKKGTRFIEDAYQQGNYPLGIYIDIFPYDRTSEDEKLRKKHQKKTWFWARLQVLTLIPNPNLPPDVTGWKKKAAEWGCKILHVLFKLFHITTQMCTNKYLKWATHCEDDSDLYIDYSYITGENLMIRTRDSFPTVNYQFEDTEVALVKDFDAFLRPEYGDYMQMPPEDERHNHYASFIDFGDGETGN; encoded by the coding sequence ATGGCATGGTGGAGCACACCATATTTCACTACATTTATGGAAAATAAGACATATGATGAGAAAAATCTTCGGAGACTGCAGTTGGTGGAATTAGAGATCCTGAAAGATTTTATAGCTCTTTGTGAAAAGCATAAGTTACCTTATTTCGCAACAGGTGGGACAGCTATAGGCGCTCTCCGCCATCAGGGATTCATTCCATGGGATGATGATATTGATGTATGCATGCTTAGAAAAGATTATGATAAATTTATGAAAATAGCGCCTGAGGAAATGGGAGATAAATATATTTTCATGTCAACAGATACGGAAAAAAGATATCCTCTCATGTTTGGCAAAATGGTAAAAAAAGGGACAAGATTTATTGAAGATGCTTATCAGCAGGGAAATTATCCTCTGGGAATCTATATTGATATTTTTCCTTATGACAGAACATCTGAGGATGAAAAGTTAAGAAAAAAGCACCAGAAAAAGACATGGTTTTGGGCAAGGCTTCAGGTACTGACTTTGATTCCAAACCCTAATCTTCCACCGGATGTTACTGGATGGAAGAAGAAAGCAGCAGAATGGGGATGCAAGATCCTGCATGTTTTGTTTAAGCTTTTTCATATAACAACACAGATGTGCACTAATAAATATTTGAAATGGGCTACACACTGCGAGGATGATTCTGATCTATATATTGATTATTCCTACATAACCGGCGAAAACTTGATGATCCGTACAAGGGATTCTTTTCCTACAGTGAATTATCAGTTTGAGGACACTGAGGTGGCATTAGTTAAGGACTTTGATGCATTTCTCAGACCAGAATACGGAGACTACATGCAAATGCCGCCGGAAGATGAGAGGCATAACCACTACGCCTCATTTATAGATTTTGGAGATGGAGAAACCGGCAATTGA
- the glf gene encoding UDP-galactopyranose mutase, with amino-acid sequence MKKYDYVIVGSGLFAGVFAKSAVEHNKKCLVIEKRYTIGGNLYCEEVEGVQVHKYGAHIFHTSNRRVWDFVNNLVEFNRFTNSPIANYHGEIYNLPFNMNTFNKMWGVITPAEARKIIESQRTAVTETPRNLEEQAISLVGYDIYEKLIKGYTEKQWGKKCCELPSFIINRIPVRYTYDNNYFNDLYQGIPVGGYNTLIQKLFSGCDIETGIDFNKNREKYREMGEKLLYTGTIDSYYDYIYGDLEYRSLRFETEILEQDDYQGVAVVNYTDSETPFTRIIEHKHFENSRSDKTVITREYPAVWEKDKEPYYPVNNSRNQKLYKMYTEIAAKESNTIFGGRLAEYKYYDMDKVIEAAFRLADKEFACQ; translated from the coding sequence ATGAAAAAATATGATTATGTTATTGTAGGCAGCGGTCTTTTCGCCGGTGTATTTGCAAAAAGCGCAGTTGAACACAATAAAAAGTGCCTTGTTATTGAAAAAAGATATACTATTGGGGGAAATCTGTATTGTGAAGAGGTAGAAGGCGTTCAGGTCCATAAGTATGGAGCTCATATTTTTCATACAAGCAACCGTAGGGTGTGGGATTTTGTGAACAATCTTGTAGAGTTTAATCGGTTTACGAATTCGCCTATTGCCAATTATCATGGGGAAATTTATAATTTACCCTTTAATATGAATACGTTTAATAAAATGTGGGGCGTGATTACGCCAGCAGAGGCACGGAAAATCATTGAATCCCAGAGGACAGCAGTAACAGAGACACCAAGGAATCTGGAGGAGCAGGCTATAAGTCTGGTGGGGTATGATATATATGAAAAGTTAATTAAAGGGTATACGGAAAAGCAGTGGGGAAAGAAGTGCTGTGAACTGCCTTCTTTCATTATTAATAGGATTCCTGTAAGATATACTTACGATAATAATTATTTTAATGATTTATACCAGGGGATTCCCGTGGGGGGCTACAATACGCTGATTCAAAAATTGTTTTCAGGGTGTGACATAGAAACAGGTATTGACTTTAACAAAAACAGAGAAAAATATCGTGAAATGGGAGAAAAGTTGCTATATACAGGTACTATTGATTCTTATTATGATTATATATACGGAGACCTGGAATATAGAAGTCTGCGGTTTGAGACAGAGATTTTGGAACAGGATGATTATCAGGGGGTAGCTGTTGTTAATTATACGGATAGCGAGACACCCTTTACAAGGATTATAGAACATAAGCATTTTGAAAACAGCAGGTCAGACAAGACAGTGATTACTAGAGAATATCCTGCAGTTTGGGAGAAAGACAAGGAACCTTATTATCCTGTTAATAACAGCAGAAATCAAAAATTGTATAAAATGTACACAGAAATTGCAGCAAAGGAAAGTAATACAATTTTTGGAGGTAGATTAGCAGAGTATAAATATTACGATATGGACAAAGTAATAGAGGCAGCATTTCGTCTTGCTGACAAAGAATTTGCGTGTCAGTAA
- a CDS encoding glycosyltransferase family 8 protein, translating to MNFLYTINNNFVPQLGAGIASICENNSKEGQIFFYIMSFGISSENKNKLTRLTKKYNRSITFIEISDIKKYFDFEIDTSGWNPIVLARLIMGRILPENVKRILYLDGDTIVISSLEELWHMDLKGKTLGMSIEPTVDHKRKEALGLKDYFYHNAGVLLVDLDKWRKNESDKKIIQYYREHNGNLFANDQDAINGALKNEILSVMPKYNFCNIFYQYPYKFLSNLVSPLKYFSKEEFENCVHNPVIIHYLGEERPWRAGNTHKYKKYYEKYLGMTDWKDTPYEEGWRVYFVCWRLFNLIMKPVPKVRYYIINMLIPCFMKYRAKKLRKGN from the coding sequence GTGAATTTTTTATATACCATTAACAATAATTTTGTACCTCAGTTAGGAGCAGGAATTGCATCCATCTGTGAAAACAATTCAAAAGAGGGACAAATTTTCTTTTATATTATGTCTTTTGGCATTTCTTCAGAAAACAAAAACAAATTAACACGCTTGACAAAAAAGTATAACCGCAGCATTACTTTTATTGAAATATCAGATATAAAAAAATATTTCGATTTTGAAATCGATACATCCGGCTGGAATCCAATTGTTTTAGCCCGTTTGATCATGGGACGTATATTACCTGAAAATGTCAAAAGGATTTTATATTTAGACGGAGATACAATAGTTATCTCCAGCCTGGAAGAATTGTGGCATATGGATTTAAAAGGCAAAACTCTGGGAATGAGTATAGAACCCACAGTAGACCATAAACGCAAAGAGGCGCTTGGATTAAAAGACTATTTTTATCATAATGCCGGAGTTTTACTGGTAGATTTGGATAAGTGGCGAAAAAATGAGTCTGATAAAAAAATAATACAGTATTACAGAGAACATAACGGAAACTTATTTGCCAATGACCAGGATGCTATTAATGGCGCTTTAAAAAATGAAATATTATCAGTAATGCCTAAATACAACTTCTGTAATATTTTTTATCAATATCCATATAAGTTTCTCTCCAATCTGGTAAGTCCCCTAAAGTATTTTTCTAAAGAGGAATTTGAGAACTGTGTCCATAACCCTGTTATAATACATTATTTGGGAGAAGAACGCCCATGGAGAGCGGGAAATACACATAAATACAAAAAATATTATGAAAAATATCTCGGAATGACAGATTGGAAAGATACTCCTTATGAAGAGGGATGGAGGGTATATTTTGTATGTTGGAGACTATTCAATTTGATCATGAAACCTGTTCCAAAGGTCCGTTATTACATTATAAATATGTTAATACCCTGCTTTATGAAATATCGGGCTAAAAAATTACGAAAAGGCAATTAA
- a CDS encoding N-acetylmuramoyl-L-alanine amidase, translating to MKKLGKRLLTYVLVLAMLMSLYTPAYGAQVSGEDTAAYDAQTSGETDSTVSDPQMSQENDTPASDTQTTKETDTSADNIQTSGETDTEAAEDAAPSSDGEASEQEENQIGALPLNYILTQEDDEHQSVIVELGDTETTLLENAVLTYQDGEGEIHTAQAEEVVENVAAFLLELPAAGQERTFDSVKVSVAGQEYETLLSQQEEMEQVAMSSEEAAQAVAEIKNEEAGLDSQTAEQVKSAVLSADENGISAEAIKESLTENNQLAENTANGIQAFALGEEADAPTTFAVEPKKKDDYIVVLDPGHGTIDTNGYDSGADHTFSDGTKFVEADITMKIANYLKQELAKYPQITVYMTHDTVGANKAIKMTLNERVAFAANKHADLLVSLHLNSFDKETAHGAEVLVPKTGRYNTEVAENAQKAANNILKRLTSLGLYDRGLVEKDSSDYHYPDGSTADYYAIVREGLKASIPSIIVEHAFLSGKDDKKYLNSEAAIKNLAKADAYGIAQYFGIETGGETYEPVPEPKGEWKKSGNSWYYYIGTVKQTGWQKIDNSWYYFNAKGVMLTGWQLIGNCWYYMNSSGVMQTGWQKIGGSWYYLNTSGSMQTGWQKIGGKLYYLQGNGAMLEGGWHMLGSYWYYMSGNGAALTGWQNLGGRWYYMDKNARMKTGWYKVDKKWYYSDGSGAMQTGWLYCYNTWYYLNGNGAMAEGWISIGGTWYYMQPGNGAMKTGWQKIDGKWYFLNPNGAMRTGGWFNQGYVWYYLNGNGSMAEGWIRLGNTWYYMQPNSGHMRTGWYQVDKKWYYSDGSGAMQTGWLKPGNTWYYLTGNGAMAEGWTFINGSWYYLTPGNGAMKTGWFQVNKVWYYCNGSGAMQTGWLQLGNIWYYLNSSGAMLTGWHTLGGKEYYFNNSGAWVPDKKKDNTQNLYAIEGKSSVTVDQMVRYYKKSGCTYPSAALKKGGAADIKAFSKIVLEEANAEGIKAEVVFTQAMKETGWLQYGGDVKIEQFNFAGLGAIGNGAAGNSFKDVRTGIRAQVQHLKAYASDKALKNACVDERFQYVTRKSALYVEWLGIPDNPTGAGWAAAENYGKNLVEMITKLKSL from the coding sequence ATGAAGAAATTAGGGAAAAGACTTCTAACCTATGTACTTGTACTGGCTATGCTTATGAGTTTGTATACGCCAGCTTACGGTGCTCAGGTGAGTGGGGAGGACACAGCGGCATATGATGCTCAGACAAGTGGAGAGACCGATTCAACGGTGTCTGATCCTCAGATGAGCCAGGAGAATGATACGCCGGCATCTGATACTCAGACAACGAAGGAAACAGATACATCTGCGGACAACATTCAAACGAGTGGGGAAACAGATACAGAGGCTGCAGAAGATGCGGCACCAAGTTCCGATGGGGAGGCGTCGGAGCAGGAAGAAAATCAAATAGGTGCCTTGCCGCTGAATTACATTCTGACTCAGGAGGATGATGAACATCAGTCAGTAATTGTAGAACTGGGAGATACAGAGACAACACTTTTAGAAAATGCAGTTCTTACTTATCAGGATGGTGAAGGGGAAATACATACAGCCCAGGCTGAAGAGGTAGTAGAAAATGTGGCAGCATTTCTTCTCGAACTGCCTGCTGCTGGACAGGAAAGAACGTTTGATTCTGTGAAGGTATCTGTTGCTGGCCAGGAATATGAGACTTTACTGAGTCAGCAGGAGGAGATGGAGCAGGTTGCCATGAGCAGTGAGGAAGCTGCCCAGGCTGTTGCTGAAATTAAAAACGAAGAGGCCGGTCTTGATTCACAGACTGCAGAACAGGTTAAAAGCGCAGTGCTGTCTGCAGATGAGAATGGTATATCAGCAGAAGCGATAAAGGAGTCACTCACAGAGAATAATCAACTGGCAGAAAACACTGCGAATGGTATTCAGGCATTTGCTCTGGGAGAAGAAGCAGACGCACCCACGACATTTGCTGTGGAGCCAAAGAAGAAAGATGATTATATTGTTGTACTGGATCCAGGGCATGGAACCATAGATACAAATGGGTATGACAGTGGAGCTGACCATACCTTTAGCGATGGCACAAAATTCGTGGAAGCAGACATAACCATGAAGATCGCTAATTATTTAAAACAAGAGCTTGCAAAATATCCTCAGATTACAGTTTATATGACTCACGATACTGTAGGTGCAAATAAAGCGATTAAAATGACATTAAACGAGAGGGTTGCTTTTGCTGCCAATAAGCATGCGGATTTACTTGTGAGTCTTCATTTGAATTCTTTTGATAAAGAAACAGCCCACGGTGCAGAAGTACTGGTACCAAAAACAGGAAGATATAACACAGAGGTAGCAGAGAATGCACAGAAGGCTGCAAATAATATTTTAAAAAGACTGACTTCTCTGGGACTTTATGACAGGGGGCTTGTAGAAAAAGATTCCAGCGATTATCATTATCCGGATGGAAGTACGGCAGATTATTATGCAATTGTAAGAGAAGGGTTGAAAGCTTCTATACCTTCGATTATTGTAGAACATGCTTTTTTGAGTGGGAAAGACGATAAAAAGTATTTGAATAGCGAAGCGGCTATAAAAAATCTGGCAAAAGCGGACGCATATGGTATCGCGCAGTATTTTGGTATCGAGACTGGGGGAGAGACTTATGAACCGGTTCCTGAGCCAAAAGGAGAATGGAAAAAATCAGGAAATTCCTGGTATTATTATATCGGTACAGTTAAACAGACCGGCTGGCAGAAAATAGATAATTCCTGGTACTATTTTAATGCCAAGGGCGTTATGCTGACAGGCTGGCAGTTGATTGGGAACTGCTGGTATTACATGAATTCTTCCGGTGTTATGCAGACCGGCTGGCAGAAAATAGGGGGAAGCTGGTATTATCTCAATACATCAGGAAGTATGCAGACCGGCTGGCAGAAAATTGGAGGTAAATTGTACTATCTTCAGGGAAATGGAGCCATGTTGGAAGGCGGCTGGCATATGTTGGGCAGCTATTGGTATTATATGTCCGGCAACGGAGCCGCATTGACCGGATGGCAGAACTTAGGCGGGCGATGGTATTATATGGATAAAAACGCCCGAATGAAGACCGGATGGTATAAAGTTGATAAAAAGTGGTATTACAGCGATGGAAGCGGGGCTATGCAGACCGGCTGGCTGTATTGTTATAACACATGGTATTATCTGAATGGAAACGGAGCCATGGCAGAAGGTTGGATTTCCATAGGAGGTACCTGGTACTATATGCAGCCCGGGAATGGAGCCATGAAGACCGGTTGGCAGAAGATAGACGGTAAGTGGTATTTCCTCAATCCAAATGGGGCAATGCGTACCGGCGGATGGTTTAATCAGGGGTATGTATGGTATTATCTGAATGGAAACGGCTCCATGGCAGAAGGGTGGATTCGTCTTGGAAATACTTGGTATTATATGCAGCCGAACAGTGGGCACATGCGTACCGGCTGGTACCAGGTAGATAAAAAATGGTATTACAGTGATGGAAGTGGAGCTATGCAGACCGGTTGGCTGAAACCGGGAAATACTTGGTATTATTTGACCGGAAACGGAGCCATGGCAGAGGGCTGGACTTTTATCAATGGTAGTTGGTATTATCTGACGCCCGGGAATGGAGCGATGAAGACCGGTTGGTTTCAAGTAAATAAAGTTTGGTATTATTGTAATGGAAGCGGAGCCATGCAGACCGGCTGGCTACAGCTGGGAAATATCTGGTATTATTTGAACAGCAGTGGAGCTATGCTGACGGGATGGCACACACTCGGAGGAAAAGAGTATTACTTCAACAATTCTGGCGCATGGGTTCCAGATAAAAAAAAAGATAATACTCAGAACTTATATGCCATAGAAGGAAAGAGTTCTGTTACAGTTGACCAAATGGTTAGATATTATAAGAAATCAGGCTGTACATATCCGTCTGCTGCGTTGAAAAAGGGCGGCGCAGCAGATATTAAAGCTTTTTCTAAAATCGTTTTAGAGGAAGCAAATGCAGAAGGAATAAAGGCAGAAGTAGTATTTACCCAAGCTATGAAAGAGACCGGCTGGCTGCAGTACGGAGGAGATGTAAAGATTGAGCAGTTCAATTTTGCAGGTTTGGGGGCTATCGGTAACGGAGCAGCCGGAAATTCTTTTAAGGATGTCCGCACTGGTATACGAGCACAAGTTCAGCATTTAAAAGCGTATGCTTCTGATAAAGCATTAAAGAATGCATGTGTGGATGAAAGGTTTCAGTATGTAACAAGAAAATCGGCATTATATGTGGAATGGCTGGGAATCCCTGATAATCCTACAGGGGCAGGATGGGCAGCGGCAGAAAACTATGGCAAAAATTTGGTTGAGATGATTACGAAGTTAAAAAGTTTGTAA
- the rffA gene encoding dTDP-4-amino-4,6-dideoxygalactose transaminase yields MIDFNIPPYVGKEMDYIKEAVTNRKICGDGTFTHKCSNWMKEHFDVNQVFLTTSCTHALEMAAVLTDIKPGDEVILPSYTFVSTADAFVQRGASLVFVDIRPDTMNIDETLIEDAITSRTRVIVPVHYAGVSCEMDTIMDIAKRHDLKVVEDAAQGFASYYRGKSLGTIGHFGCLSFHETKNLSMGEGGALLFQDTAYQEKAEILREKGTDRSKFFRGQIDKYTWQDYGSSYLPSDMNAAYLWAQLEMASQIQDDRMASYEFYNNALKPLADKGYLEQPYVPEECQHNAHMYYIKLRNLEERTKFISFLKEHGILSVFHYIPLHSAPAGLKYGRFFREDKYTTKESERLVRLPMYYHLNLKDKEYIVETIFKYFT; encoded by the coding sequence ATGATTGATTTTAATATTCCGCCTTACGTAGGCAAAGAAATGGACTATATAAAAGAAGCTGTAACTAATCGCAAGATATGTGGTGATGGTACCTTCACCCACAAATGCAGCAACTGGATGAAAGAACATTTTGATGTAAACCAGGTTTTTCTAACCACATCCTGTACACATGCCCTGGAAATGGCTGCTGTTTTGACAGACATCAAGCCTGGAGATGAGGTGATTCTCCCATCCTATACTTTTGTTTCAACAGCAGACGCCTTTGTTCAAAGAGGGGCTTCTCTTGTATTTGTAGATATCAGACCTGATACCATGAATATAGATGAAACACTTATTGAAGATGCCATCACATCACGTACCAGAGTAATTGTACCGGTTCATTATGCCGGTGTTTCGTGTGAAATGGACACTATCATGGATATTGCAAAACGTCATGATTTAAAAGTAGTTGAAGACGCCGCACAGGGCTTTGCTTCTTATTATAGAGGAAAAAGCCTTGGTACAATTGGTCATTTTGGATGCTTAAGTTTTCATGAGACTAAGAATCTTAGTATGGGTGAAGGCGGTGCACTTCTTTTTCAAGATACAGCTTATCAGGAAAAAGCTGAGATTCTCAGGGAAAAAGGAACAGACAGAAGTAAATTTTTCCGGGGACAGATTGATAAGTACACCTGGCAGGATTATGGTTCGTCCTATCTTCCCAGTGATATGAATGCCGCGTATCTATGGGCACAGCTCGAAATGGCATCACAGATACAGGATGACCGTATGGCAAGTTATGAATTCTATAATAATGCCCTTAAGCCTTTGGCAGATAAAGGTTATCTGGAACAGCCTTATGTACCGGAGGAGTGTCAGCATAATGCGCATATGTATTACATAAAATTACGGAATTTGGAAGAACGAACGAAGTTTATTTCTTTTTTGAAAGAACATGGTATTTTAAGTGTATTTCATTATATCCCTCTCCACTCTGCTCCTGCCGGCTTAAAATACGGTCGTTTTTTTAGAGAGGATAAGTATACTACTAAGGAAAGCGAACGTTTGGTGAGACTTCCCATGTACTATCATTTGAATTTAAAAGATAAGGAATATATCGTGGAGACTATTTTTAAATATTTCACCTGA
- a CDS encoding EamA family transporter: MNKYMIILFIGTFFTAFSQLLLKQSANKEYSHPIFEYLNWHVITAYGIFGGVLLLNTYAFTHVDMKYGSVIDTFSYVFVMLLSYFILKEKFTRGKIIGNLIIITGIFVYTLG; this comes from the coding sequence ATGAATAAATATATGATTATCCTGTTTATTGGAACTTTTTTTACGGCATTTTCACAACTTCTTTTGAAGCAGAGTGCAAATAAGGAATACAGCCATCCCATATTTGAATATTTGAATTGGCATGTGATCACGGCATATGGTATATTTGGAGGGGTACTGCTGTTAAATACTTATGCGTTTACTCATGTGGACATGAAGTATGGGTCCGTGATTGATACGTTTAGTTATGTTTTTGTTATGCTGCTGTCATATTTTATTTTAAAGGAAAAATTTACTAGGGGAAAAATAATAGGGAATCTGATCATTATCACAGGTATTTTCGTTTATACCCTGGGATAG
- a CDS encoding EamA family transporter, whose amino-acid sequence MAVSKKRRVQDYILLHISIMIFSFTPVFTKMASMEFNKNGIWGIRLYFFFFLMLFDCFIYALAWQKIIQRFELSVAYANKSVYLIWSQIWAVIIFHEVLTIKNIIGLFIVLLGVLVVQKYE is encoded by the coding sequence ATGGCTGTTTCGAAAAAGAGAAGGGTACAGGATTATATTCTTTTACATATCAGTATTATGATTTTTTCTTTCACCCCTGTTTTTACTAAAATGGCGTCCATGGAATTCAATAAGAACGGGATTTGGGGAATCAGATTATATTTTTTCTTTTTCCTAATGCTTTTTGACTGTTTTATCTATGCGTTGGCTTGGCAGAAAATCATTCAAAGATTTGAGCTCAGTGTTGCTTATGCCAATAAGAGTGTGTATCTGATATGGTCACAAATCTGGGCGGTCATTATTTTTCACGAAGTTCTGACCATAAAAAATATAATTGGACTTTTTATTGTATTATTAGGAGTATTGGTGGTGCAAAAATATGAATAA
- a CDS encoding glycosyltransferase family 2 protein gives MSLYSVVVPVYNSENTLEELYARLKDVFENTMQEEFELILVDDSSRDNSYVVMEKLHRKDNRVKIIQMAKNFGQHPALLCGFSFAKGDFIITMDDDLQHRPEEIPKMAAAIKEHDDVDVIIAKYENRKHNFIRRLGTRISVYATSKMLNKDPNLEITSFRLMRRFIVEAILNTNTHLPQIGNLLVQSSNRIINVPVHHDPRKVGKSNYTFRRLAKDLIYDITSNSAIPLLLVRDLGIFSFLVSIILGLFYLIRYFIYGVSVEGWTTLVLLILAYNGIILLAIGIIGQYLMNILNEAKKMPNYVIRKKEL, from the coding sequence ATGAGTTTATATTCTGTCGTTGTTCCTGTTTATAATTCAGAAAACACTTTGGAAGAACTTTATGCCAGATTAAAGGATGTTTTTGAAAATACCATGCAGGAAGAATTTGAATTAATATTGGTTGATGATAGTTCCCGGGATAATTCCTATGTCGTAATGGAAAAACTTCACAGGAAGGATAACCGGGTTAAGATCATCCAAATGGCCAAAAATTTCGGTCAGCATCCAGCGCTTTTGTGTGGTTTTTCTTTTGCCAAAGGTGATTTTATTATCACTATGGATGATGATCTGCAGCACCGTCCGGAAGAAATACCAAAAATGGCTGCTGCAATCAAAGAACATGATGATGTGGATGTGATCATTGCCAAATATGAGAACCGTAAGCATAACTTTATAAGAAGACTGGGAACCCGAATTTCTGTCTACGCAACATCTAAAATGTTGAATAAAGACCCCAATCTGGAAATCACCAGCTTTCGGCTTATGCGAAGATTTATTGTGGAAGCAATTCTAAATACCAACACTCACCTTCCGCAAATTGGAAATTTATTGGTTCAGAGCAGTAACCGCATTATAAATGTTCCTGTACATCATGATCCACGTAAAGTAGGAAAAAGCAATTACACCTTCCGCAGACTTGCAAAGGATTTAATTTACGATATCACTTCCAACTCGGCCATACCATTGCTTCTGGTCAGGGATTTAGGTATATTTAGTTTTCTAGTCAGTATTATACTCGGCCTTTTCTATCTCATACGCTATTTTATCTATGGGGTATCGGTAGAGGGATGGACAACTCTAGTCCTTCTTATCTTGGCATATAATGGAATAATATTATTAGCTATTGGTATCATCGGGCAATATTTAATGAATATACTGAATGAAGCAAAAAAAATGCCCAATTATGTCATCAGAAAAAAGGAGTTATAA
- a CDS encoding ATP-grasp domain-containing protein, which produces MGSLREFVQLIQTAKSRGIYTIVCDGYPNSIGKTFADKSYDIDVGDTDRIVSICQLERVDGIITSFSDYLFECMVKIANKAGLKCYFSPEKLDYYRNKDVMKQMFEKLKIPTAKYKRLGIGFSDSELDDMEFPVVVKPLDKYGSRGVLVLYSVEEIKKHFDFVCATSEVKEILVEEYNDGYEFNMMSWVLDGKVYVISIADREKTPVCTNDIPISTRNVYPSKLIHNVYAEAKDILQRVANFTGQTSGVLSMQFFWSPGAPISVCEVAGRFFGYEHELVDYCCGLKVENLLLDYLYNESALRRTLKLHSPFFDKTSAVLYFHGKNGLMVDNQDAAVKLSSMKGIMDSWLFYKKGERIIPHGVNPYAVRYYITAKSRTEADYMTNYIFEHISITTPEGEEVLYQNHMPEYPL; this is translated from the coding sequence TTGGGCTCATTAAGAGAGTTTGTACAATTAATACAAACTGCAAAATCCAGAGGCATTTACACCATTGTCTGTGATGGATATCCGAACAGTATCGGAAAAACATTTGCTGACAAATCCTACGATATTGACGTTGGGGATACTGATCGTATAGTATCTATATGTCAGCTCGAGAGAGTAGACGGCATCATTACTTCCTTTTCTGACTATCTTTTTGAATGTATGGTAAAAATAGCAAACAAAGCTGGCCTGAAATGCTATTTTTCTCCTGAAAAACTGGATTATTACAGAAATAAGGATGTTATGAAACAAATGTTTGAAAAGCTCAAAATCCCAACTGCAAAATATAAACGGCTGGGTATTGGTTTTTCAGATTCGGAATTGGATGATATGGAATTCCCGGTTGTTGTTAAGCCGTTGGACAAGTATGGTTCCCGCGGCGTTCTTGTTCTGTATTCTGTAGAAGAAATAAAAAAACACTTTGATTTTGTCTGCGCTACTTCCGAGGTAAAAGAAATCCTTGTGGAGGAATATAACGATGGTTACGAATTTAATATGATGAGCTGGGTCCTGGACGGAAAGGTATATGTCATCAGTATTGCAGATAGGGAAAAAACCCCTGTATGTACCAATGACATTCCCATCAGCACTCGAAACGTATATCCTTCCAAACTTATCCACAATGTCTATGCAGAGGCAAAGGATATTCTACAGCGGGTTGCCAACTTTACAGGACAGACAAGCGGAGTTCTTTCTATGCAGTTTTTCTGGTCTCCCGGAGCCCCCATATCCGTCTGCGAGGTTGCCGGAAGATTCTTTGGTTATGAACATGAACTGGTAGATTATTGCTGTGGCCTGAAAGTAGAAAACCTGCTCCTAGATTATCTTTACAATGAATCAGCTCTGCGGAGAACCTTAAAACTCCATTCACCTTTTTTCGATAAAACAAGTGCTGTACTATATTTTCACGGAAAAAATGGCTTAATGGTGGATAATCAAGATGCCGCTGTAAAGCTTTCATCCATGAAAGGTATTATGGATTCCTGGTTATTCTATAAAAAGGGAGAACGGATCATTCCCCATGGTGTAAATCCCTATGCAGTCCGATATTATATTACTGCTAAATCACGGACGGAAGCAGATTACATGACAAATTATATTTTTGAGCATATATCTATTACTACTCCTGAAGGCGAAGAAGTCTTATATCAAAACCATATGCCGGAATATCCACTTTAG